Below is a genomic region from Blattabacteriaceae bacterium.
CACGTTTTTCATTTGTAGCACCTATATCTAGAAGAACTAATTCGTCTGCACCATTTTCAGAATAATTAGCTGCCAGAGAAACAGGATCTCCAACTTCTCGAAGATTCTCAAAACGGATCCCTTTGATAGTTTTCCCATCTTGGATATCCAAACAAGGAATAATTCTTTTAGCTAACATTTTAACAATTTTTTTCAATCCAAGAATAAACTGATTTTAAAAAATCCTTTCTTTCAAAGAAAATTTTACCAATAATCGCACCTTTACAACCTATTCTCTGTAAATCATCCAGATCTTTCAAACTTTTTATTCCTCCACTAGCAATAAGCTCTAGATGGGGAAAATCTTCAATTATTTTCTTATAAAGATCTATAGAAGGACCAGATAAGAGCCCGTCTTTATCAATATCAGTACAAAATATCTTCCTTAATCCAAGGGAAATTTTTTTTTTAAAAAAAAATTAAAATGTATATTGCTGATTTTCTTCCATCCTTGAAAAGCTATTCTCTCATTTTTTACATCTGCTCCTAAAATAATTTTTTTTCCCCCA
It encodes:
- a CDS encoding HisA/HisF-related TIM barrel protein, whose amino-acid sequence is MSLGLRKIFCTDIDKDGLLSGPSIDLYKKIIEDFPHLELIASGGIKSLKDLDDLQRIGCKGAIIGKIFFERKDFLKSVYSWIEKNC